Within Gambusia affinis linkage group LG01, SWU_Gaff_1.0, whole genome shotgun sequence, the genomic segment CTggtgataaatatttaaatttttttgtattaacagCTGTAAGCTAATTGGTTAACCAAACAGTTTCCTGAGATTAAAGCTACATTATATGTCAACACTGAGTCTTTCAGCTTAGTGTGGTGCTTGATATAGTTTTCAGACACTAAGgttagtttttcttgtttaggGGTATGTCTGCTGTgacataaagaaacatttagtttttatcagtGGTCTGTACAGAGAGGAAATGAGTTGTCTGTGTAGTTGATTGCTTAAAACAGatacatttcctgttttcagtATTAGAAGGTTGTTCCTATATATTTAAAGTTGATTATAGGGCAATGAATGGGCCAATcttgttttgaaattaatcaaatcttacatttttttaggttCCTCCTCTGGACTGTGTGCTGAGCCTCAGAGGAAAATGCCAACTCACTCTTTACTGCCGTTTGTGGACAGCCCAGATGGCCTTCTCCAAGATATCCTGATTAGTAACAATGCAGGAATCCCAGGGCCTGGTTGCAGCATGACACCGCAGAGTGCTTGCACTGCGAAGGCTGTGTTACAGTCTGAGGACAGTGTCCAGCTATCCTGCATGTTTTGCGACCAGGCTTTCACGCATCAGGATGAGCTCGGCCCACACGTGCTCACACATCACCCCACTACGTTTTACGAACCCACGGTGCTGCGGGTCGATGCCGAGTTCAGGGTCCCCGGGGAGAGATCCCGGCCCAAACCCACTGTCCCGCCTGTGCAGGAGGAGGCGGCAGCTCCCAGCTGTATTGTTTGCGGTCAGGTGGCACACGATGCCAGCGAACTGGAGACCCACATGAGGAAGCACAAGGACTACTTTACGTACTGTTGCAACATTTGTGGACGGCGGTTCAGAGAGTCATGGTTTTTGAAAAATCACATGAAGATGCATGTGAAACCGGGACCAAAGAGCAGGGCTGTTCTGGACCAGGAGGCTCCATTCACTATTAATGGCGTTACCCAGGAGCCGTCCCTGGAGCCGATGCTGTCTGTTTACAAAATGTGTATGGTTTGTGGGTTTTTCTTCCCTGATCATGACAGTTTGGCAGAACATAGTAAGGTTCACAACCGAGAGGCGGAGCTGGGTAAAGATGAAGGCAAGGAGAAGATTGATGGTGCTACTGAGTTCCACAAACAGAATACTTTTTTATGTAGTCTCAACCTGCAGCCTgcctctgaaaataaaagtttaaacaatGCAAGATCATCTAAGTGGATTCCCCAGCTGGATCCCTTTACTACATATCAGGCCTGGCAGCTTGCGACAAAGGGCAAGATAGCAGTTGGTCCTAATAATACTAAAGATATCGGTCAGGAACTCAGCACAGACAACGAAGACTGTGGCTCTGATAAAGAAGAGATGAGTGTTATATGGTCAGAAAGTCAAGGAGACAAAACTGTGAAAGAACTGCGGTCTCAGCCGCAGTCTGCTACTGAAACCTCCAACCCACCGCGGAGGTCACTCATGCAAAAACATAAGGACAAAGAGAGGCCAACGACTTGTGAGGAGTGTCACAAAACATTCAGGACCTATCACCAGTTGGTTCTCCACTCCAGGGTTCACAAGCGTGAGAGAGGTGGCGAAGATAGTCCAACTTCTTCTGCTGATGTGAAAACTCCAAGAACAGTCTCACAGGACCCGGCAGAGGAAACACACGAGGAGGCTTTGGAGGAAAACTTGATTTCAGGTAAAACTGGAGCTCTGTTTAGGCTGCTACAAAGTGCTCCATCTGCTGACAAGATGGGTAATTgcaccaatttttttttgtcatatatttatttactgttttgtttttttgttttttcttcaggtgAGGATGGCCTTGATCGATCAAAATACAGGTCCAAAGAATGCAGCTACTGTGGCAAATCATTCCGATCAAGTTATTACCTCACAgttcacatgagaactcacacaggtATTTATATAtcacttttactttaatttgtaaCCTTAAAATAGTATTGATACATGTTAAAATTTTCTGTGGCTGTGACATTTTGTAATGTCACAGCCACAAacttgtaaaagtttaaaggtttttaatgtGAGTTTATGAGAATGTAACAGAAAACATTGATGAAAAtgatacattgttttttttagaaagaagaTTCAGtggcatgcattttttttttttatctctgagGCAATACTTTTGGTGCAGCTATACCTGGCACTTTTTGGTGCACGTCTCtatcagctttgcacatcttgACACAGAAGTATTTTCCCCATTCTGCTTTGCACAATAGCTCAGTCAGAAGTGATGAACACCATAAACAATTATGGTCTTCATCCTGCTAGAGAGTGAACCTTTGCCCCAGTCTGAAGTCTTTCACAGCCTGTAACTGTCTTTCTGCAAGGATTTACCTGTTAATTTACCATTAACTTTGAGcagcttttctgtctttgatgAAGAAACATATCTCCACCACATggcattttgaatttttatattGGTCTCACGTGTCAAGAGCACATCCTCACATTTGCTGTGTCTCCTGTAGTCGCTGTGAAAACCTacaaacaaagattttcttcttgcTGCCAGATTTGGAGATTTCATAACTAATTGTCGTATTGCCAGCTTCTATCACTTGAGCTAAGGGTCTCTGAAGCGCCTTCAGAGTTGATATCTCTTCTCTGATAAATGCTCTCCTTTCCCAGTTGGTCAGTTTAGATGAATGGCCATATCTTTATATGTTTGCAGCTTGGCAATACTTTCTCCTTTGTAGTTGGATTGAACAGAGCTATATCAAATATTCACAGTTTGAGATATTGTTTATAACCAAATCctactttaaacttctccaccgGTTTGTCCCGAACTGTCTGTTTTTTCACAAAGCTGTTTTTTCTCTAACAAGTCCCTGAGGCcttcaataaataaacacagactTTATGAAGCTTTAAAACTTGATAAAGTGCTGTACAAATGCAGGCCAATTACTGTTAAAGGgagctaaatataaatataggcCTGACctttgaaaattttatttagaaaaaaacaaagtttaaacatttttctaccGCTTGGCAATTATGATCTATTTGCATGGGTCTCTTgcctaaaatcccaataaaatgtatCTAAATTTGTGACAAATCATCCCTTTATGTTGGATGCAAAAAGGCATGATTTTACAGTTAATCTGAGGTTCCTGCAATCAAGCTAACGCGatttaatttgcatattttccagGTGAGAAACCCTATAAGTGTGTTTATTGCAACTACGCAGCCGCTCAGAAGACTTCACTAAAATACCACTATGATCGTCGCCACAAAGACAAACGACATGTGGAAGGCTCCAGCAGATCTGTACCTTTACTACCTTCTCCTGATGGTAGTCCTGCCCCAAGCAGACCTAAACTCTGGGATTCAAAAGCAAATGGAACACCTGAGGTTAGATTTGATAGCTTGGACATCAAACCAGATAAGCATATTGTGCAACTAAAATCAGAATGCAATGATGTACAAGTAGAGCAACCACTAGCAGTTAATCTGaagaaggaaaaggaggaaagaaacGAGAACTCTGAGGCCCCTTTAAATCTGTCgttgaaagtttctgtttctataGTTGCCGAAGCCAGATGTGCATTGACGCCAAATTTATGCTCATTTTGCACATATAAAACCCTTTACCCTGAGGTTCTGATAATGCACAAAAGGTTGATACATAAAGACAAATCAGATAATGCCAAAAAGAACGAATATGGAGGCAATGTGAAACTAAGACGTTATACAGGTTGCCCCCCTGCTCTGGAGGGGAAAGACGTTACTCCTCTCCAGATGACTGACAGACGCCATCCTCGCCGGACCAAATCCCCGCTTCCACAACCGTCCAAACCTCCAGAAGTTCTCCCAGTAAACCAGCCTCATGGCCCAAAGTGCTCACCGGTCCCTACAGCAGGCCGAGACGTCACGCCAGTGTTTAAACCTTGCAGACAAAATGCTGAGTCCCATCCCAACCAGGAATCCTCCAGGTACACAGAGGTTACAAGAAAAACCAACACAGGCAGTAAGTATGTAGCGGACAGGACAGTTTCACTGGACAGAGTGGGAGTAAACGAGAGGAGCTACCCATCAAGGAGCGGCGCCTTTTGGCACTCAGATGCTGCTCGTCTGTGTCTGTCGAGCAGATTTGGGAGCCTCCCTCAAGTGGATTTTGGTGACCCGTCTGGCAAGAGATTGAAGCTTTCTGTACCAACAAACAGAGCGCTTGAGACTGGCGAGAAAGCGTCTTTTAGACCACCGCCACTAGACGGACCCAGTAGGCTGCTACTTCCAGGAAGAAACACACCGCAGGGGCCAGGCCCGTCCTCGTCATCCGAGGCCCTGTATTCAATAAAAACTGGGTCTGCATCTCTGGGGGGAAGTTTGGAGTCGGAGTGGAACATGATGAACTTTCTGCACTACACACCAAATGACCTGGCATCCCTCTACCACAGCACACCAACAAACCCCAGTCACGGAGGACTGGCCAACCCCAGAGTTGGTATGTCTTAAATTTGTACACTAAGAGGGaaactttgtacatttttactgaaattaaacttcagtgtgtgtgtatatatgcaGAATCCATATTTCGAAGAACTAATATTAACTATTCTTGCTCAGGAGCCAGAAGTCTACTGTTTCAACCCTTACCAAGCCTACCCAGCCTTCCAAGGAGAGACCCCTCAACCTCTTTCCCACACCAGCGCTACGGGACCACTGACAAGAACTCCTAAAGTAAAAAGGACCAAGGTAAACCACTGGAAAATATGTgcaacaaatttgttttgaacttcaaaCCTTTTTGTCTCGCTTTTGTTGTTGTCCTTCACTGGATTGAAACTTGTTATCTGCAATATaattttgtttccctttttctaGATGTAAACAGAGCTGCTACCTTATTTCGGAAAACTTTatggaaaaagtatttaatttctgcatttataAAAAGAGACTGCTCAGACtgtgcctttgttgcctttaaTTTAATATAGATTCAATAGATGAAAATTTGTGTTGTATGGATATTTCAGGGGCTGAGAATTTCATTATACAGTTATTTTCTTATCCAAGCGGGATAAGCGCACAGATATCTCTCCACTTGGTGTACACTGGGATATTGCTAtcagtttaaacatttatctaAAGTCATGTTCTACCCACACTAATCTTTAAATATCAGGTTATGTAACAACAAAAGCAGTGCGTAAAATTAGATAAAATCTGCCTGTACGTGAAACAGGGTTTGTGTGAAAATGGCGGCTCCATTCGCTTTCAGGCAGCAGttaaacaattttgtttttgtctcttccgAAGCACCACAGAGTGAGAAGTTTGATGGCCTTGGTCCATTAGATTACAAGCAGGCCACAGAAACCATTTCCTCTGGATGCTCTACCTCATGCTGCTCTCTGTACacttagttatttttaaagctgctgttgctgttacGTCAACTTAGCTTGTGTACCTTGATAAATGGAGTATTTCAGAAATCGTCAAAAACCACGCATaacacactgacacacagcTACATCTACATTTTTGGTTGTGGATTAACTTCATATGCTTCAAGCAGAAAATACTTTAGTTACAAGATTCTTTTAAAAGGGTGCATTTAATCATTAACCTCTAGTGCCTCGGATCCATCAGATTCAAACCATTGTTCGGTTTGTTATACAATGATCAAACCTTCTCATTTGATTGGTGCACATTCAGTCTTGAAAGTGTGTAGTTTCAAGTGACCTTTTATGTGTGTGCctgggaaaaacaacaacctaaaAGCAGCTGTTTTGATTAATGATTCAATTAAATGTGAACTGTGAAGAAAAGAGTCTCAGGTTAACTGCTTTACTCGATGCTCAGGCGTTGCttgtgtaattttgtgtttctgttgcattGAAATGCCTGAGATAAATGTGGGTTTTTGTATTTGGCTTGCATGTAAACTTAATGTAAAATTGATACTATTGTTTTGAGATTTGTATGACatttcagtaataaaaatgAGAGGCAAATAACTTGTCAAGGTTTTCCTCCTCCGTCTGgcctttcattttctctccagaTACTTTGAGTAGCAGTCTATGAGCTTTACATTCATTCATGGGATAAACTTgcagcaaagtgttttttttttcagccagtcACCAGTGTTGTGCATTCTCCTATACCGGTGCATCTCAGGAAATTAGAATACATTCAAcctgttaatttatttcattaatccCACTTACAAAGGGAAGTTCTTACAATGCCATGTTAAGGCCATTGtgggagtaaatttctgccaaaagtcaaaagtttgctagaaaattagaaattttgAGATGAATTTCATAAATTGgctagaaaaaacttggaaagtTCTGAGTTTCataagttgaacattttcattttttttttttatagttttgagttttctagtgtaaatttactcctttttctATTCCTATCTACAATGACCCTAATCCCTTTCCCTTATCTTCCAGCTTATGAAACAGCGTATTTCCCCacataaatgaaacaatatgcAAGGCCAATAAAAAGGATGTTTAATAAGGAAATGTTGTGGTTTACCTTTTAATGTAAGTGTCCAAAATGTCATTGCTGAGTGATTCCATAAACTGTATTTCtgcatattaatggaaaaagtGGTAGAAAAGCATAAGTAACAAGGGTAATTTGCCACCATAGGGGGATTTCCAGATTAGTAAATCTCATATCAACTATTAAAAAGTGATTCACCATGTGAGGTTTTCAGTCAGTGAATCCTGTCATCTGCgtatgtgtttttttcaaacCCAGAGTATTTCATACTTCCTTCTGCTCATTAGCCTTCTGGAGATCCTGATTTAATTTTCCACTTGGACTTGGCTCCTACTCACGCTGCCAAAAATACCATCATCTGGTTTAACCACCATGGTTTCTCTGTTTGTTGGCCAGCCAAATCTCCTGCACTAACAGAAAATCTATGGAGTAGAATAAAGAAGATGATGAAAAACCAGAGCCAACAAAGTGAACGTCAGCAACCTGGCCTTCCTTAACATCTCGGCAAAGCTGCTGTGTGATCACATTAACTGTaattcatgtaaaatatttattgtccaGTACCTGAACTTGCTGTTCCATAGGCCCACAAttatgcattcatttttttttaacaatgtagAAACTGACACTTGAAATACTTGAAATATATATGGTCattgggtgagaggcagggAACATCTTGGACAGGTcatcagtccatcacagggacaaaacccccccaaaaaaaacatgtacacacatgCTCACATCTAAGGACAATATAGAGAGACCAAATAACAGTCGTGGAaactggagtacccagagagaactcATACATACACAAAGACTTCCTGATTCGAACACAAAACCTTCTTCCTACAAGCAACAGCGCAATCttgatttttgcaaaaatgtttacaaaagtgTTAATTTACAAAAAGGAACACAATGAACATTTGCATCTTAGATGTAAAGTACATAATCCATGTAGAAGTactgtttgatttaaatatttaccttgAAATAAGAATTGACtttattgttttggtctttAACTTGATCCAAAGAGAGCCTACAAAAAAGTTCTGACTTTATTCCTTCACTGTAAGAGAGTTGGTTCAACTTGTTGAATTCAAGTTTctcatgattttgttttttgtgtcctATTCACTTTAACCTTTACTTTCTTGCTTTaaccaccagagggcagtaTTTATTCAGTCTAGATTGATGCTTTGGGTGATATGTTTCTTGAGCAGAGTTGCAGTGCAGTTGTATGCTGTAAAATCCTACAGAGTGACTAAGCTTTGAGTAGAATTACAGAGCAATGGGGCAAAGTGAAtcatactgtatatatatatttacatacatatGTCTGCCTTCATTCTGAAAAGTAAATCttattgcaagaaaaaaaaacgtaacaGAATATGGTAACGCCTATGCCCAAAGAGCTGATGTCTCATGTGTTACAGCACAGCAGGAgaatattctatttatttattgaattgctacttgtaaaagaaaaaggaagaaaaataatctgataaatttggaaaaagccTCTTCTTCAACGGAGACATCAGTACACTATTGTTGACTTTTCTCTATAAAAGGAGATGACTGACAAAACTTATCCCTGCTGTGTATTCTGTAAACAACGAACTGCAAGAAACAATCTTCAGTgcactgaacattttaaactttgattcTCCCTCTCTCCCCTTCCTCAACCCCCTCCTCCCTTTTTGAGGAGACCACATCTGTTTGCTGTCTGTTCCCCTGGGCCTGCACTGTGTAATCTATTGCATTAGCTCACATTAGTGCATATCGCCCATGGGCCTCGGTAATCACAAACGCAAAATGAGCATTTCACTTAGCATCACCCTCATGTTCCCTCACACTGTGGCAGACCTAGAGCAAAGGCGTTCTTGAGGACGCGAGTCGACAACAGCTTATGACATCTGTCCTGTTACACCCGATCCCCACGTCAAAAGAGTGTGACGGTTTTCATGTAAAGCTTTGTTAATAGGCCAAAATAAGGAACACTTTGTTTTCCATCCTCTGCTTACTTCCTGTTCTGGATCTTTTTCTGTAACACGGAAAACTTGAGGAGAGGTAACATTTCTCCCAGAATCTTGGTCTGACTTCAATCATTTTTAGACATTGCAGGCCCTTTTCTTCCCTTATGCTTTGTTTTGATGCTAAATCATTCTGCAGGAAGCAGACTTTTATCAAGTTTTTGATGCAGATTTAAAATATAGATTAAAGAAATCAGTTTCACATGTTTgagtaaaaactttgttttcaatCTGGTTGTTTGTGCAGGCAGAAAATGTCCAAGGCATAAACAAATGAAGCTGCTTCTACAGGCATCCAGACCAGTAGGGGGCACCCAGGAACACCCTACATCTCAAACAatagttttcataaataatcTGCAATGTTTTTGAAGCTCAGGCCTACttttacatttgcttttaaGGGTTATGAATAGCAATAATAAGAGCACTATAAGTATTGTGATTGTCATGTGTCCCCTTCATCTGAAGACCAAAATAGGGAagaatagttttgttttctcgttttttttagttttttttttttttttagaaattttcacTGTAGTATACAATCTCCAGAAAATGCAATATTCTTGCCACAAATTAGATCAGAATATTGATTTTTCAGGGACTGAGTGCAATtctatcattattattatttttactgcaaaatcaTTATTGTGTGTACTGGTCAACAtcatattttagacaaattatttaacaaaataaatattaaacttcatgcttgatttatattttaattccaAATGGGGCATCTGTGCCAAGAGAGACATTATAACCAAATAAAATCTTAGCTTCTGTTACAAACCCTCCAGCCAGAAGGGGGCATCCAAGAACACTCAAATTTCAAAACACTTATCAAAAACTtgaatctgaattttaaaattttctttgacGGTCaatgaaagtgaaataatttacgAATGAACTTAGTAAAAGAAAACTCaatatgtgatttaaaaaacatttcaacattattCATGAATAGCTATAATTTACTgttcaaagttaaaaatgtattgttaatattttattatattttaacttgTTCTGCTTGTGTCAGTATTCCTGAACACTAATGTGgcaaattaatcattaatataACTAAGCTTCAATCGTTGCCTTTCAGTATTTATACATCTGgaactttttcaatttttgtcacattataactgaaaacataaaatttcatttttcatttctaaaaagtGTTGgctacatttgtattcagcagTCTTTCCTGTAATCTTGCCTTTAGAAACCACCAAGTAACAAAAGTTTGACTGTGACAAATATAAGTATGAATACAGCTGTTTTATAaagacctcagaggtttgttatgAACGCTGTGGCCTGCTCATGTATTCACAGTGAATTCTTTGTAGAAGCACGTTATGTTGCGAGTCCAGGTCTTTTGGCTTATGGttctaccagctttgcagaTAGAGTGTGATAACATATGTGCTTTATTTCTCAAATTGGTTGAATTGTATATAttcttaatatttgtttttgttattgttgtccATTTGTCTTGTGTGCTTTGACATATGCTGCTACCTTTCTTGCCCAGGTCACCCTGGGAAAGAGATCTGGATCTCaatggttttttttatctggttacAAAAAGgtttattaacaataataaaaaacagagactGACCTTTTAACCTCTGTTTGGACAGAGAGTGTCAGTAAAAAGCAATTTTCTAGTTTTGCTATTACATAGTAGTCAGGATATATATCTACTAAGCTATTCCATTGCATCTCTGGCTGTGTGTTAAGGTGAACTCTCCCCCTGAAAGGTTAACCTCTTCCTTCTGTGTCTTATGTTTTTCAGCCTCCAATAAGTTCCCTGTAGAATTGTCAAGAATCTTCCTATCAACTCTGCACAGCTTTCCTGACCCTGCGGATGAACAACATCCCCagagcatgatactgccacctcCACGTATCACTCTGGGCATGATGTGAGGATGTTGGTCAATGTGCTGACATTAAATTACACAGAAGAAGGAAGTTAAAAGCTTGGTGcacttgttttaaataattcctaaataaaaagtgttataagagcaaaaaaatcaaaacaaaaaaaacaaaaaacgtgtGTCATAAACTATTCCAATAAAATTTTGCTTGAAGCCCGATAACAGGGGTGAGTGTTATGTGCAATAAACCAAGACAAAAATTAGGCCACGTTGAACTACTTTCTATTAAAATTCTAGGCATTTGCATCAAAtacttgcattttatttaagagaTTGCTtatgttggaaatgttttatgctggattttttatgtttagttttatagAAGGTTATGTTTAAGACTCGTACAAAGGCTTGTAGATAGAAGCATTTGatattggatattttttatatgCGTATGTGGctgtatgtttttcttcttccccgTTAGTCCTCTCAACCCTTTTATCACTCATAATTGTTGCCTCCAGAACGTCAAATTGCTTGAATTAGCAATTGGGCCAGCACAGCAGTTATATGGTCAATTGTTGAACATCCTGTCAGACTTTGAGGCTAAAAGTCTGCTGTGTCTGTGATCGCTCATCATCGTCACCCCATTCCCTCTGAGGAAGAGGGAGCGATGTAACGGTTCCCACAAAAACAGCCCGTGGCCTAAGGAGAGGGATTTGGGTGTCTGGAGACAACAGAGGCCATATGGAGCGGGGCTGAGATAGCAAGGCGCATGTACAGAATAATGGATGATGTGTCATGTTTCATGTTGCAGAGAAGCCATCAGGAGACTTGGGTTGGGGGAAATCAAAAGGCTCACACACAGCACAAGCGACTGTTGGACCATTTAgcattttttgattattttcatgCTGGGAGAGCGCTGAACATATAGGCCTGATAGATGAGGTCTTCTGTTTTCAATACCTGTGGTCTGTGTAGGTTATTTATGAGTGAATACAGTCAGGATTCAGAATGGCTATTATATGCAGGACTATTGGAATGATGACTTTACCAGCCTGATGAACAGATCACCTGTATACTGAATCTAAAAACTACTCAAGCGAGTTACAGAACTAGGAGCAACTATAAATAGAACAACTTTATCCAAAatatcaatcaaccaatcataTATTTAAAAGGCATTTAAATATATGATTGGTAAGCTGTAACACAAGTTGCTATACTCAGGTaataaaccataaaaaacatgcaacaaaaacaccagaaaactaaaattattttttttttaaataggacaacaataaaacatcaccTTGTAGAGCTGAGCACCAGATACTCATTTAAAGAatgtgaaaataagaaaatctaaaatcaaatctaaaaaaagtaTATCCGGTCAAGATGGCTGCGACATAAACCACGACTAGCCTAGAGTATTAAAAATTGGACTTAAGAATAGCACTACTTCAgcatattcaaataaaaaaaacaaaaatcaatgaaTCTATCTActtatctatctgtctgtctgtccttttaaatacatttgcttacttaaatataatattcaatgcatttcaaaatccaaatgatTAGATTGCTACTCATGTAAGGTTCAACTCATCAGCTATAATATAACTGGTATGAAGTAAGCAAATTACAAATGATGATAACGATGATGATAGAGAATCTGGTGTTGACATGTTGGTATGGGCAGGGCCCCATATAAAAATCTGCTTAAGGCCGGCCATGC encodes:
- the znf217 gene encoding zinc finger protein 217, producing the protein MPTHSLLPFVDSPDGLLQDILISNNAGIPGPGCSMTPQSACTAKAVLQSEDSVQLSCMFCDQAFTHQDELGPHVLTHHPTTFYEPTVLRVDAEFRVPGERSRPKPTVPPVQEEAAAPSCIVCGQVAHDASELETHMRKHKDYFTYCCNICGRRFRESWFLKNHMKMHVKPGPKSRAVLDQEAPFTINGVTQEPSLEPMLSVYKMCMVCGFFFPDHDSLAEHSKVHNREAELGKDEGKEKIDGATEFHKQNTFLCSLNLQPASENKSLNNARSSKWIPQLDPFTTYQAWQLATKGKIAVGPNNTKDIGQELSTDNEDCGSDKEEMSVIWSESQGDKTVKELRSQPQSATETSNPPRRSLMQKHKDKERPTTCEECHKTFRTYHQLVLHSRVHKRERGGEDSPTSSADVKTPRTVSQDPAEETHEEALEENLISGEDGLDRSKYRSKECSYCGKSFRSSYYLTVHMRTHTGEKPYKCVYCNYAAAQKTSLKYHYDRRHKDKRHVEGSSRSVPLLPSPDGSPAPSRPKLWDSKANGTPEVRFDSLDIKPDKHIVQLKSECNDVQVEQPLAVNLKKEKEERNENSEAPLNLSLKVSVSIVAEARCALTPNLCSFCTYKTLYPEVLIMHKRLIHKDKSDNAKKNEYGGNVKLRRYTGCPPALEGKDVTPLQMTDRRHPRRTKSPLPQPSKPPEVLPVNQPHGPKCSPVPTAGRDVTPVFKPCRQNAESHPNQESSRYTEVTRKTNTGSKYVADRTVSLDRVGVNERSYPSRSGAFWHSDAARLCLSSRFGSLPQVDFGDPSGKRLKLSVPTNRALETGEKASFRPPPLDGPSRLLLPGRNTPQGPGPSSSSEALYSIKTGSASLGGSLESEWNMMNFLHYTPNDLASLYHSTPTNPSHGGLANPRVGARSLLFQPLPSLPSLPRRDPSTSFPHQRYGTTDKNS